Proteins from a genomic interval of Stenotrophomonas sp. 24(2023):
- a CDS encoding autotransporter outer membrane beta-barrel domain-containing protein: protein MTPQGQVIYQRLRLDDAHDAVSSVNFDSTDSLTARLGGRLSHTRALAEGTVPRLLTHWLAANVWHEFRSDSRNTFDSHDGPVPFHSDLSGTWWELSVGMSAQLGLRTSLYATAGYQKSFGRGRESLDGNVGLRWNW from the coding sequence TTGACCCCCCAAGGCCAGGTGATCTACCAGCGGCTGCGGCTGGATGATGCCCACGATGCGGTGTCATCGGTGAACTTCGACAGCACCGATTCGCTCACGGCCCGCCTGGGCGGGCGATTGAGCCACACCCGTGCCCTGGCCGAAGGCACCGTGCCACGCCTGCTGACCCACTGGCTGGCCGCCAATGTCTGGCACGAGTTCCGCTCCGATTCGCGCAACACCTTCGACAGCCATGACGGGCCCGTGCCGTTCCATTCGGACCTGTCCGGCACGTGGTGGGAACTGAGCGTCGGCATGAGCGCACAGCTGGGCCTGCGGACATCGCTGTATGCCACCGCCGGCTACCAGAAGTCGTTCGGGCGCGGCCGTGAATCGCTGGACGGCAACGTGGGCCTGCGCTGGAACTGGTGA
- a CDS encoding 4-oxalocrotonate tautomerase family protein produces the protein MPYVNIKVTREGTAPGAEATTAAQKKALIQGVSELLLQVMGKPLASTFVVIEEVALDSWGVGGLPTPEFRARQAQRGTGGD, from the coding sequence ATGCCTTACGTGAACATCAAGGTGACCCGCGAGGGCACCGCACCGGGTGCCGAAGCCACCACCGCCGCGCAGAAGAAGGCGCTGATCCAGGGCGTGAGCGAGCTGCTGCTGCAGGTGATGGGCAAGCCGCTGGCCTCGACCTTCGTGGTCATCGAGGAAGTGGCGCTGGACAGTTGGGGCGTGGGCGGACTGCCCACGCCCGAATTCCGCGCCCGGCAGGCACAGCGCGGCACCGGCGGCGACTGA
- a CDS encoding helix-turn-helix transcriptional regulator, whose translation MPIRSSLAQLLRHFDPDADGLPVTALRLEVDQHDVELPVHQHRKGQLVIARHGAVTCRVPGALWLVPPQHAVWIPGSLPHSNHGTHNARISYLFIEPGAAPMPPDCCTLQVSPLLRELVDYLAEQPHPYPADGPTARVAGVLLEQLVAAPVARFHLPISDHPTLQRIATALTRHPDDRSTLAQWAQRVAMGERTLARLIQQQTGLSFGRWRQQIHLLVALRELAAGMSVQQVAGLLGYDSATAFITMFRKAMGKPPAQYFASLG comes from the coding sequence ATGCCAATCCGCAGTTCCCTCGCCCAGCTGCTGCGCCACTTCGACCCGGACGCCGACGGCCTGCCGGTGACGGCCCTGCGGCTGGAGGTGGACCAGCACGACGTGGAACTGCCGGTGCACCAGCACCGCAAGGGCCAGCTGGTGATCGCCCGACACGGCGCGGTGACCTGCCGCGTGCCCGGCGCACTGTGGCTGGTGCCACCGCAGCATGCGGTGTGGATTCCCGGCAGCCTGCCACACAGCAATCACGGCACGCACAACGCCCGCATCAGCTATCTGTTCATCGAACCGGGGGCTGCACCGATGCCGCCGGACTGCTGCACGCTGCAGGTCAGTCCGCTGCTGCGCGAACTGGTCGACTACCTGGCCGAACAACCGCACCCGTACCCGGCGGACGGCCCCACGGCACGGGTGGCCGGTGTGCTGCTGGAACAACTGGTGGCCGCGCCGGTCGCGCGCTTCCACCTGCCGATCTCCGATCACCCCACGCTGCAGCGCATCGCCACCGCGTTGACCCGGCACCCTGACGATCGCAGCACGCTGGCGCAGTGGGCGCAGCGCGTGGCGATGGGGGAACGCACGCTGGCCCGGCTGATCCAGCAGCAGACCGGCCTGAGCTTTGGCCGCTGGCGGCAGCAGATCCACCTGCTGGTGGCCCTGCGTGAACTCGCCGCTGGCATGTCCGTGCAGCAGGTGGCTGGCCTGCTGGGCTACGACTCGGCCACCGCCTTCATCACGATGTTCCGCAAGGCGATGGGCAAGCCGCCGGCACAGTACTTCGCATCACTGGGATGA
- a CDS encoding YegP family protein codes for MAARYELKASGTQFHFVLKAGNGEVILTGERYTTKQNAMNGIASVKANAPLDARYERKTSSNGSPMFNLKAANGEVIGTSEQYSSTAGREAGIQSVKNNGPSAPVVDLT; via the coding sequence ATGGCTGCACGTTATGAGTTGAAGGCATCGGGCACCCAGTTCCATTTCGTTCTCAAGGCGGGCAATGGCGAAGTCATCCTGACCGGAGAGCGCTACACCACCAAGCAGAACGCGATGAACGGCATCGCATCGGTCAAGGCGAACGCTCCGCTTGATGCCCGCTACGAGCGAAAGACATCCAGCAACGGCTCGCCGATGTTCAATCTGAAGGCTGCAAACGGTGAAGTGATTGGCACCAGTGAGCAGTACAGCTCCACTGCCGGGCGTGAAGCCGGCATCCAGTCGGTCAAAAACAATGGCCCATCTGCGCCCGTCGTTGACCTGACCTGA
- a CDS encoding phosphatidylinositol-specific phospholipase C1-like protein — protein MNDLIAVGTHNSYKQAIAPEELAALIAADPGAIGLDYAHPSLARQLDAGARQLEIDVHNDPAGGRYAAPLTALRTGHATDAAFRAAMALPGFKTLHMPDVDFRSSCLRFTTCLQQINAWSLAHPDHVPILILLNAKTGPASLPGGVTPLDFDATAWDALDAEIRAVFSDARLITPDQVRGRHATLRAAVLAGGWPRLAQARGKVFFALDEDGAKVAAYRAGHPVLQGRAMFVNAPEGSPAAAYLTLNDPVTQQARIQAAVRRGFIVRTRADAETLEARHNDRRRLAAALASGAQYLSTDYLWADPRFPRYQVRLPDGAAAICNTVRRSQCGTAPLDAVARDGTDGGR, from the coding sequence ATGAACGACCTGATCGCGGTCGGCACACACAACAGCTACAAGCAGGCGATCGCCCCGGAAGAACTGGCCGCGCTGATCGCTGCCGATCCGGGCGCGATCGGCCTGGACTACGCCCACCCGAGCCTGGCGCGGCAGCTGGATGCCGGCGCACGCCAGCTCGAGATCGACGTGCATAACGACCCCGCCGGAGGCCGTTATGCGGCACCGCTGACGGCGCTGCGCACCGGCCATGCCACCGACGCGGCGTTCCGTGCCGCCATGGCACTCCCGGGATTCAAGACGCTGCACATGCCGGACGTGGATTTCCGCAGTTCCTGCCTGCGCTTCACCACCTGCCTGCAGCAGATCAATGCCTGGTCGCTCGCACACCCGGACCATGTGCCGATCCTGATCCTGCTCAACGCCAAGACCGGCCCGGCATCGTTGCCCGGTGGCGTGACGCCGCTGGACTTCGATGCCACGGCCTGGGATGCGCTGGATGCGGAAATCCGCGCGGTGTTCAGCGATGCACGCTTGATCACGCCCGACCAGGTGCGCGGCAGGCATGCGACGCTGCGTGCAGCGGTCCTGGCCGGTGGCTGGCCCCGCCTGGCGCAGGCCCGCGGCAAGGTGTTCTTCGCGCTGGACGAGGACGGCGCCAAGGTGGCGGCCTACCGTGCCGGGCACCCTGTCCTGCAGGGACGGGCCATGTTCGTCAACGCACCCGAAGGCAGCCCCGCAGCGGCGTACCTGACACTCAACGACCCGGTCACCCAGCAGGCCCGCATCCAGGCTGCCGTGCGCAGGGGCTTCATCGTGCGTACCCGTGCCGATGCCGAAACCCTGGAAGCCCGGCACAACGACCGGCGCCGCCTGGCTGCCGCGCTGGCCAGCGGCGCGCAGTACCTATCCACCGACTACCTGTGGGCGGACCCCCGCTTTCCGCGCTACCAGGTGCGGTTGCCCGATGGCGCGGCCGCGATCTGCAATACGGTGCGCCGCAGCCAATGCGGTACAGCGCCCCTGGACGCGGTGGCACGGGACGGCACCGACGGCGGACGATGA
- a CDS encoding FecR domain-containing protein: protein MSPLTLPGTATREAAQWHALHRERPLSAEEHTRFLDWMTASPEHLREYLAVSQIAGELGGALQAMDIDVDALLASPAPTRSNVVVLPRRQGTPRVARRGAWWRRAAVAASLALVTVTAGWLCWPRTYTYTTAHAEQRRVTLPDHSTVHLNAESQLRVRFSLLRRDATLLRGQATFEVATDRRPFEVLAGTLRVQDIGTTFDVALQREQVRVGVSEGQVRVSPLANAARTLADLHAGQSARIDYQGRHVSLARENVETMTAWWQRRVVFRDDPLADVADQFNRLNRTRVVIEDPQAAALRLTGNLHSEDIASLRVFLQQQRGLQVVQAQDEIRVRTRPR from the coding sequence GTGAGCCCGTTGACCCTGCCGGGAACCGCTACGCGCGAGGCGGCGCAGTGGCACGCACTGCACCGCGAACGGCCGTTGAGTGCCGAGGAGCACACCCGGTTCCTGGACTGGATGACCGCCTCGCCCGAGCACCTGCGCGAATACCTGGCCGTCAGCCAGATCGCCGGCGAGCTGGGCGGTGCGCTGCAGGCCATGGACATCGACGTCGATGCGCTGCTGGCCAGCCCCGCGCCCACGCGCAGCAACGTGGTGGTCCTGCCCCGGCGGCAGGGAACACCGCGCGTTGCGCGGCGCGGCGCATGGTGGCGCCGCGCCGCCGTGGCGGCGTCGCTGGCGCTGGTCACGGTGACCGCCGGCTGGCTGTGCTGGCCGCGCACCTACACCTACACCACCGCGCACGCCGAACAGCGCCGCGTCACCCTGCCCGACCACAGTACAGTCCACCTCAATGCGGAAAGCCAGCTGCGCGTGCGTTTCAGCCTGCTGCGGCGCGACGCCACCCTGCTGCGCGGGCAGGCGACGTTCGAGGTCGCTACGGACCGTCGCCCGTTCGAGGTGCTGGCCGGCACGCTGCGCGTGCAGGACATCGGCACGACCTTCGACGTGGCGCTGCAGCGCGAACAGGTCCGCGTGGGGGTCAGCGAGGGCCAGGTGCGTGTCAGTCCGCTGGCCAATGCGGCACGTACGCTGGCCGACCTGCACGCCGGGCAGAGCGCGCGCATCGACTACCAGGGCAGGCATGTCAGCCTGGCCCGGGAAAACGTCGAGACGATGACGGCGTGGTGGCAGCGCCGCGTCGTGTTCCGTGACGACCCGCTGGCCGATGTGGCCGACCAGTTCAACCGCCTCAACCGCACACGCGTGGTGATCGAGGACCCGCAGGCGGCGGCGCTGCGCCTGACCGGCAACCTGCACAGCGAAGACATCGCATCGTTGCGCGTGTTCCTGCAGCAGCAGCGTGGGCTGCAGGTGGTCCAGGCACAGGACGAAATCCGGGTCCGCACCCGGCCGCGCTGA
- a CDS encoding LysR family transcriptional regulator, producing the protein MADKKRTEPDWQDVRVFLALGRYGSLSAAARALGTNHSTISRRLQSLEASLGEKLMERRPQGYVLTPAGTQALAAASDMEAAVQTLGRGQADGVPRGLVRVNAPPALTQGFLTAQLAPLPLQYPGLDIELASDLRAVSLERHVTDIAVRLDPPRDGDVIARPLGTMAFGFYGTEAVRARIEAGQAPSFVGFDEANAYLPEATWLAQHFPQARIVFRANNQAAQAIAARSGAGLVLLPHYLGRSTPGLHPCTLPVAPPSRGIFLLTRRQDRRDLPIRTVADHLLQVFADARALFEP; encoded by the coding sequence ATGGCTGATAAAAAACGCACAGAGCCGGACTGGCAGGATGTCCGCGTGTTCCTGGCACTGGGGCGCTACGGCAGCCTGTCGGCCGCCGCCCGGGCCCTGGGCACCAACCACTCCACCATTTCCCGGCGGCTGCAGTCGCTGGAAGCCAGCCTGGGCGAAAAGCTGATGGAGCGCCGCCCGCAGGGCTATGTGCTGACCCCGGCCGGCACGCAGGCACTGGCGGCGGCCAGTGACATGGAAGCGGCCGTGCAGACGCTGGGGCGCGGGCAGGCCGACGGCGTGCCGCGCGGGCTGGTGCGGGTCAACGCGCCACCGGCGCTGACCCAGGGGTTCCTGACCGCGCAGCTGGCGCCGCTGCCGCTGCAGTACCCGGGGCTGGACATCGAGCTGGCCTCGGACCTGCGCGCGGTCAGCCTGGAACGGCATGTCACCGATATCGCCGTGCGCCTGGACCCGCCACGCGACGGTGATGTCATCGCCCGGCCGCTGGGCACGATGGCCTTCGGCTTCTATGGCACCGAGGCCGTCCGCGCGCGTATCGAGGCGGGCCAGGCCCCATCGTTCGTGGGCTTCGACGAGGCCAACGCCTACCTGCCGGAGGCGACCTGGCTGGCGCAGCATTTCCCGCAGGCGCGCATCGTGTTCCGTGCCAACAACCAGGCAGCGCAGGCCATCGCGGCGCGGTCCGGGGCCGGGCTGGTGCTGTTGCCGCACTACCTTGGCCGCAGCACGCCCGGCCTGCATCCCTGCACGCTGCCGGTGGCCCCGCCGTCGCGTGGCATCTTCCTGCTCACGCGCCGGCAGGACCGCCGCGACCTGCCCATCCGTACCGTTGCCGACCACCTGCTGCAGGTGTTTGCCGATGCACGGGCGCTGTTCGAGCCCTGA
- a CDS encoding C39 family peptidase — MTAHRRLLHLLLPCLLLPGLLAWASVPGWAGEVSFTGVLPNGALLQQKVESMQERRYRNVVRQHTDYSCGAAALATILRHAYHLDTDEATVIEGMMGVSDPALVRERGFSLLDIKRYVESLGMRGRGYRIDEARLRTLRVPGLVLMDVRGFRHFVVLKQVRDGRVDVADPILGNRSLPLAEFTAAWPSRAVFVVIGSDFDRNTVLLQPSERPSARALYARQGPITDAELVDFGFSHADLF, encoded by the coding sequence ATGACCGCTCACCGCCGCCTGCTGCATCTGTTGCTGCCCTGCCTGCTGCTGCCGGGGTTGCTGGCGTGGGCCAGCGTGCCGGGCTGGGCGGGGGAGGTGTCCTTCACTGGCGTGCTGCCCAATGGCGCGCTGCTGCAGCAGAAGGTGGAAAGCATGCAGGAGCGGCGCTACCGCAACGTGGTGCGCCAGCACACCGACTACAGCTGCGGGGCGGCGGCGCTGGCGACCATCCTGCGCCACGCCTACCACCTGGACACGGACGAGGCCACGGTGATCGAAGGGATGATGGGCGTGTCCGATCCGGCGCTGGTGCGCGAGCGTGGCTTCTCGCTGCTGGACATCAAGCGCTATGTGGAATCACTGGGCATGCGCGGCCGTGGCTACCGCATCGATGAAGCGCGCCTGCGCACCCTGCGCGTGCCCGGGCTGGTGCTGATGGATGTGCGCGGGTTCCGGCATTTCGTGGTGCTCAAGCAGGTGCGCGACGGCAGGGTGGACGTGGCCGACCCGATCCTGGGCAACCGCAGCCTGCCGCTGGCCGAGTTCACCGCCGCCTGGCCCTCGCGGGCCGTGTTCGTGGTGATCGGCAGTGATTTCGACCGCAACACGGTGCTGCTGCAGCCCAGCGAACGGCCCAGTGCCCGTGCGCTGTATGCGCGGCAGGGACCGATTACCGATGCCGAGCTGGTCGACTTCGGCTTCAGCCATGCCGACCTGTTCTGA
- a CDS encoding TonB-dependent receptor, which produces MSRSRILFLSIALALHGTAAAAQAAAPQTVLSQAIPAQPLDNALNQLSSQTGIKFIYDAATGNPTSHGVPAGQPTEEALRQLLQGTGLRYRYINADTITIENAAAGAPAAKTVAAAGVAPAAADPSQPVNLEQVVVTGFRQSLLVGRDLKRDAVGTQDAIVAQDIAAFPDLNLAESLQRVPGVAITRDAGEGRQISLRGLGPDFTRTQLNGMEVLGNTSSGFDNRGSVSRTRSFDYSLFASELFNRVVVEKSYAAEQDEGGIGGTVSLTTARPFDYEGKKLVVGAKAQTNTNTDGVTPRVIGLASNRWQTDAGEFGILASAAYSRNNVNEYGMRSWNWTKINVSAANIGPNVSAADRDRLVNAKGQDRVSAPQATSPSTWYAERERLGLTTTLQWRPNDRTEMSLDLLYGTLSNDRHEYAMAPAGVNALTGDVRGTQRLNAVEIRGDSIVYADWSGVDMRNESKHSQDKTTFTQAVWNGSFQATDTLRFYALAGWSRSEFKGPVFDKIFTQAVNQNFSYDFRGGNPATTHYGFDPTDPKLWGLMRADAREDYIRSEYKTAELNGLWDVSLSSSLRFGVDYKDFGNDGWTRFNRVDWYNNPNRPAPVLQQLGYDSLVPYLVANVDATFALTGQLRDLTSANDQAGTNYSLTERTSAAYAQYELNTELGDMRLRANAGVRYYRTRLTSAGSVATNNGLVPAVITNTYDGFLPALNIALEVRPDMILRLGASRNISRPGLGDLRAAGSVSFTPFGGSVNAGNPNLQPFKADSIEASWEYYMGDHGAISLGVFHKTMDSFITAETASVPYGTIGYPNSLLGPGQDGNTIYSFSRPVNGDGASIRGVEMAFQRDFDFLPAPFDGFGFAANVTYAKGETDAMVDGVRRTLALTNLSKWSSNATLYYETSTWGARISSAWRDGYLDGIGGNGNIGSGYRATNNVDANVFWNINPHLKLVVEAINLTNQPINQYTDIIEKRSTSWTKSGRTYTFGVTYTF; this is translated from the coding sequence ATGAGCCGCAGCCGCATCCTGTTCCTCTCCATCGCACTGGCCCTGCACGGCACTGCTGCCGCTGCACAGGCGGCAGCGCCGCAGACCGTCCTGTCGCAGGCCATTCCGGCGCAGCCGCTGGACAATGCGTTGAACCAGCTGTCCAGCCAGACCGGCATCAAGTTCATCTACGATGCCGCCACCGGCAATCCCACCAGCCATGGCGTGCCTGCCGGGCAGCCCACCGAAGAGGCGCTGCGCCAGCTGCTGCAGGGCACCGGCCTGCGCTACCGCTACATCAACGCCGACACCATCACCATCGAGAACGCTGCGGCGGGCGCACCGGCGGCGAAGACCGTGGCGGCCGCCGGCGTGGCACCGGCTGCGGCCGACCCGTCGCAGCCGGTGAACCTGGAACAGGTCGTGGTGACCGGCTTCCGCCAGAGCCTGCTGGTCGGCCGTGACCTCAAGCGCGATGCGGTCGGCACCCAGGACGCCATCGTCGCCCAGGACATCGCTGCCTTTCCGGACCTGAACCTGGCCGAGTCGCTGCAGCGCGTGCCGGGCGTGGCGATCACCCGCGATGCCGGCGAAGGCCGGCAGATCTCCCTGCGTGGCCTCGGCCCGGATTTCACCCGCACCCAGCTCAACGGCATGGAAGTGCTGGGCAACACCTCGTCGGGCTTCGACAACCGGGGTTCGGTCAGCCGTACCCGCAGCTTCGACTACAGCCTGTTCGCCTCGGAACTGTTCAACCGCGTGGTGGTGGAGAAGTCCTACGCGGCCGAGCAGGATGAAGGCGGCATCGGCGGCACGGTCAGCCTGACCACGGCACGGCCGTTCGATTACGAGGGCAAAAAGCTGGTGGTCGGGGCCAAGGCACAGACCAACACCAACACCGACGGCGTGACGCCGCGCGTGATCGGCCTGGCCTCCAACCGCTGGCAGACCGATGCGGGTGAGTTCGGCATCCTCGCTTCGGCCGCGTACTCGCGCAACAACGTGAACGAGTACGGCATGCGCAGCTGGAACTGGACCAAGATCAACGTCAGCGCCGCCAATATCGGCCCGAACGTATCGGCGGCCGATCGTGACCGCCTGGTCAACGCCAAGGGCCAGGACCGCGTGTCCGCGCCACAGGCCACCAGCCCCTCGACCTGGTATGCCGAGCGCGAACGGCTGGGCCTGACCACCACGCTGCAGTGGCGCCCGAACGACCGCACCGAGATGAGCCTGGACCTGCTGTATGGCACGCTCAGCAATGACCGCCACGAGTATGCGATGGCACCGGCCGGCGTGAACGCACTGACCGGCGACGTGCGTGGCACCCAGCGCCTGAACGCCGTGGAGATCCGCGGTGACAGCATCGTCTACGCCGACTGGTCCGGCGTGGACATGCGCAACGAATCCAAGCATTCGCAGGACAAGACCACCTTTACCCAGGCCGTGTGGAACGGCAGCTTCCAGGCCACCGATACGCTGCGCTTCTACGCACTGGCCGGCTGGTCGCGCTCGGAATTCAAGGGCCCGGTGTTCGACAAGATCTTCACCCAGGCAGTGAACCAGAACTTCAGCTATGACTTTCGTGGCGGCAACCCGGCCACGACCCACTACGGCTTCGACCCCACCGACCCGAAGCTGTGGGGCCTGATGCGCGCCGATGCGCGCGAGGACTACATCCGCAGCGAGTACAAGACGGCCGAACTGAACGGCCTGTGGGACGTCAGCCTGTCCTCCTCGCTGCGCTTCGGCGTGGACTACAAGGATTTCGGCAACGATGGCTGGACGCGCTTCAACCGCGTGGACTGGTACAACAACCCGAACCGCCCGGCGCCGGTGCTGCAGCAGCTGGGCTACGACTCGCTGGTGCCATACCTGGTGGCCAACGTGGATGCGACCTTCGCCCTGACCGGCCAGCTGCGCGACCTCACATCGGCCAATGACCAGGCCGGCACCAACTATTCGCTGACCGAGCGCACCTCGGCGGCCTACGCGCAGTACGAACTCAACACCGAACTGGGCGACATGCGCCTGCGCGCCAATGCCGGCGTGCGCTACTACCGCACCCGTCTGACCTCGGCCGGCTCGGTGGCCACCAACAACGGCCTGGTGCCGGCAGTAATCACCAACACCTACGACGGTTTCCTGCCGGCCCTGAACATCGCGCTGGAAGTGCGGCCGGACATGATCCTGCGCCTGGGGGCCAGCCGCAACATCAGCCGCCCGGGTCTGGGCGATCTGCGCGCCGCCGGTTCGGTCAGCTTCACCCCGTTCGGCGGCAGCGTGAACGCCGGCAACCCGAACCTGCAGCCGTTCAAGGCCGACTCCATCGAAGCCTCGTGGGAGTACTACATGGGCGACCATGGTGCGATCTCGCTGGGCGTGTTCCACAAGACGATGGATTCGTTCATCACCGCTGAAACCGCCTCGGTGCCCTACGGCACGATCGGCTACCCGAATTCACTGCTGGGCCCGGGCCAGGATGGCAACACCATCTATTCCTTCAGCCGCCCGGTGAACGGCGATGGTGCCTCGATCCGCGGCGTGGAGATGGCGTTCCAGCGCGATTTCGATTTCCTGCCCGCACCGTTCGATGGCTTCGGCTTTGCCGCCAACGTCACCTATGCCAAGGGCGAAACCGATGCGATGGTCGATGGCGTGCGCCGCACGCTGGCCCTGACCAACCTCTCCAAGTGGTCCTCCAACGCCACGCTCTACTACGAAACCAGCACCTGGGGTGCGCGCATTTCCAGCGCCTGGCGTGATGGCTACCTCGACGGCATCGGCGGCAACGGCAACATCGGCTCGGGCTACCGCGCCACCAACAACGTCGATGCCAACGTTTTCTGGAACATCAACCCGCACCTGAAGCTGGTGGTGGAAGCAATCAACCTGACCAACCAGCCGATCAACCAGTACACGGACATCATCGAGAAGCGCTCCACGTCCTGGACCAAGAGCGGCCGCACCTACACCTTCGGCGTGACCTACACGTTCTGA
- a CDS encoding SDR family NAD(P)-dependent oxidoreductase, translating into MNNTQKVAIVTGASQGLGEGIARAFLARGYRVLGTSRRIAASNDPNYLTIAGDIGHPATGKALVEQALERFGRVDTLVNNAGIFIASPFTQYSAQQYQQMLATNLDGFFHTTQPAVEAMLAQGGGHVVQITTTLVDNANHNVPSVLASLTKGGLAAATRSLAIEYATRNIRVNAVSPGVIRTPMHPPHTHATLAGLHPMQRLGDVADITQAVMYLEDAGFVTGEILHVDGGQVAGS; encoded by the coding sequence ATGAACAACACGCAGAAAGTGGCCATCGTGACCGGCGCATCGCAGGGGCTGGGCGAGGGCATCGCCCGTGCCTTCCTGGCGCGCGGCTACCGGGTGCTCGGTACCTCCCGCCGCATCGCCGCTTCCAACGACCCCAACTACCTGACCATCGCCGGCGACATCGGCCATCCGGCCACCGGCAAGGCGCTGGTCGAGCAGGCGCTGGAGCGCTTCGGGCGGGTCGATACGCTGGTCAACAACGCCGGCATCTTCATCGCCAGCCCGTTCACCCAGTACAGCGCGCAGCAGTACCAGCAGATGCTGGCCACCAACCTCGACGGCTTCTTCCACACCACCCAGCCGGCGGTGGAGGCGATGCTGGCGCAGGGCGGCGGCCATGTGGTGCAGATCACCACCACCCTGGTCGACAACGCCAACCACAACGTGCCCTCGGTGCTGGCGTCACTGACCAAGGGCGGGCTGGCCGCGGCCACGCGCAGCCTGGCCATCGAATATGCCACCCGCAACATCCGCGTCAACGCGGTGTCGCCGGGGGTGATCCGCACGCCGATGCACCCGCCGCACACCCATGCCACGCTGGCCGGCCTGCACCCGATGCAGCGCCTGGGCGATGTGGCCGACATCACCCAGGCGGTGATGTACCTGGAAGACGCGGGTTTCGTGACCGGTGAAATCCTGCACGTCGATGGCGGCCAGGTGGCCGGCAGCTGA
- a CDS encoding MFS transporter: MNTASPRTDRRELALLAAILLIAACLRAPFTGLPPALGLIATDLRLSTGLAGAIITLPLLAFALLSPLVAALARRQGLERTLTAGLVILAVGIALRSAGAAAALFVGTAVIGIGITVGNVLLPSLIKRSFPNSITPLTGAYALTMGIAATAGSAVVVPLSTAWGWPAALASFIVLPLVALAAWLPQLRQPAATAPTAAASTPEPRLWRSPLAWQVTLFLGLNSLLSYIAIGWLPAMLVEAGHSQAQTGSLHGVLQLAIAVPGLVIGPLVRRLRDQRLAAALSAACMAGGFLGLLLAPAQAIAWCALLGVGSGTGFILGLAFVGLRTRTTAQAVALSGMAQCVGYLLAASGPISMGALHDAAGSWQWPLLLCTGLALLEGSIGLLAGRDRRIGDAAPAPAPAANALPPQQA, encoded by the coding sequence ATGAACACCGCTTCCCCACGCACCGACCGCCGCGAACTGGCGCTGTTGGCCGCCATCCTGCTGATCGCTGCCTGCCTGCGCGCGCCCTTCACCGGCCTGCCGCCGGCACTGGGCCTGATCGCCACCGACCTGCGGCTGAGCACCGGCCTGGCCGGCGCCATCATCACCCTGCCCTTGCTGGCGTTTGCCCTGCTGTCCCCACTGGTCGCTGCGCTGGCACGGCGGCAGGGGCTGGAGCGCACGCTGACCGCAGGCCTGGTCATCCTCGCGGTGGGCATCGCGCTGCGCTCGGCCGGTGCTGCAGCGGCGCTGTTCGTCGGCACCGCCGTCATCGGCATCGGCATCACCGTTGGCAACGTGCTGCTGCCCAGCCTGATCAAGCGCAGCTTCCCCAACAGCATCACCCCGCTCACCGGTGCCTATGCGCTGACGATGGGGATTGCCGCCACGGCGGGCTCGGCCGTGGTGGTGCCGTTGTCCACCGCCTGGGGCTGGCCGGCGGCCCTGGCCAGCTTCATCGTGCTGCCGCTGGTCGCGCTGGCGGCCTGGCTGCCACAGCTGCGCCAGCCAGCGGCGACGGCCCCCACTGCGGCAGCGTCCACGCCGGAACCGCGCCTGTGGCGTTCGCCGCTGGCGTGGCAGGTCACCCTGTTCCTGGGCCTGAATTCCCTGCTCAGCTACATCGCCATCGGCTGGTTGCCGGCGATGCTGGTCGAGGCCGGCCACAGCCAGGCGCAGACCGGTTCGCTGCATGGGGTGCTGCAGTTGGCCATCGCCGTGCCGGGGCTGGTCATCGGCCCACTGGTGCGCCGCCTGCGCGACCAGCGTCTTGCGGCCGCGCTGTCTGCGGCCTGCATGGCCGGCGGCTTCCTGGGACTGCTGCTTGCGCCGGCCCAGGCCATCGCCTGGTGCGCGCTGCTGGGCGTCGGCTCGGGCACCGGCTTCATCCTCGGCCTGGCCTTCGTCGGCCTGCGCACGCGCACCACCGCGCAGGCAGTGGCGCTGTCCGGCATGGCGCAGTGCGTGGGCTACCTGCTGGCGGCCAGCGGCCCGATCAGTATGGGCGCCCTGCATGATGCGGCGGGCAGCTGGCAGTGGCCGCTGCTGCTGTGCACTGGCCTGGCCCTGCTGGAAGGCAGCATCGGCCTGCTGGCCGGGCGCGACCGCCGGATCGGCGATGCCGCGCCCGCACCTGCGCCTGCTGCCAACGCGCTGCCGCCGCAGCAGGCCTGA